DNA from Strigops habroptila isolate Jane chromosome 2, bStrHab1.2.pri, whole genome shotgun sequence:
GCCAGAGCTTGGACTATTTAACCAGGTTCTTGTGGACTGAGTGCAGAGATTTTCTTAGGATATCAGCATTGAAGTCTCAATCTCAGCTCTCCACTGTAATGGGTCTAATTGTTCATGGACATTAATGATCATTTAGGTCACCACCGTGGTTTGACACAGGGTTCTACAGGGCGAAGTGCATAAATACCTGGTAGCTTTAGCTAAAGGATTGGATCCTGTAACTGTAGTTTGTTACTGCAACAGTCTTGGGCATCAGAAAGCAGCAATTACATGTCCTTGCAGGACTGTGAGCCTCTGCTGCCAACATAAAGGAAAACTGTAATCTACAGCCGGGAACACCTAAGTAAAGGTCAAATTCAGTAgtcccaggggctgcagggatgctTGAATCCTACTGTGGCAAGGTCTCCAATGCAGCTACACACAGCCCAGCACCTTTTCATCCTCTCACCCAGATCAGCATCAAAGCCATTGGCATCATCAGGccagaaataacaaaacagaGGCTACTCAGGAGCCGGCTGGAGCATCTTCAGTGGCTTCTATTGCCCCTCCTGCACAAAGGCGAGGTGTCTGTCCACATGCTGCATGGCCACTGTCTCAAGAGGAGGCTCTGGGTGGGAGGTGGATGCAGTTGGAGCCCTGTGGTCATCTATTCGTGTGCTGCAGGATGGTCACACAGCCGTGGTAACTGGTACAGCGCTGCAGCGGCGGCTGCTGCTCCACACTGCCTGTCACCGGGTTGAAAGTGAACGCCTTGTCCGTGCCTTCCCCATTCTCATCCCGGCCACCCAGGATGTAGATCTTCCCTCCGCACACCGTCAGGCCACAGctctcctggaaagcagaaggaaagccCAAGAGATGAGGAACAAGCCTCAAGCTTTAGGCAACGGGGTTGAGTCATTGTAATGGGCTTAAATATCACCGACCCAGACGAAGGGAATTAGGTAGGGTAAAAGTGATGTATGGCTCTTGAGGTGCTGCGATCTTACTGTTCCAATAAGAGTTTAGGTATTTGAAATGCCTCAAGACAGTGATGCCTTAagactgctgctgtttctggcagtcccccaagcacagcacatACTCACAAGCACACCACAAGCCCAGAGAACCACCCATCACCTCCTCATCAAAGCAACTTAATAGGGTGCACTGACATGGGCATCTTGATTTAGATTGGAGTGAGCTGTATCCCATCATTCCTCTTCACTGTGCCACGGCTCACACTGCAGCATGGCCTTGGAGATCCATGCTTAGTGTCAACCATGATGACACTAAACCAAGATATACAGCCACCACGAGTCTGTGTTCAGTCCATGGACCCGACTAGAGCCAGTATAACCCTCACCCTGAAACACGTAGCATGGAGAACAGGTCCTCAACACCATTGGTTTCATCCTACAGATACACTCCTCTAGCATTAATAGCTAATGTGGACCCAGCAAACTTGGATTTGCTGTGGGGGAGACCTCCTCCAAGCAGTATGGACACTGATGGTGGATACATACATTTGAGTTGCTCTGCAGAGGTCACATTCACATGCTCAAAGCCAAACCCACAATGTACTTTCCTTGCCTTCAACCTCAGCAAAGCCCAGATGGCTGCTATTatagagaaagaaggaaggctCAGAAGTTCTTTCCTGAACACCTTCCTTACCAGAGGCCCAGGGAGGGTGGCCACTTCTCTCCAACTGTCTTTCCTTGGGTCATAGCTGAAGATTTTACTGAGGAGTCCACCTACAACATAAATGATGTTGTCCAAGCAGACGGCGCTGATGCACCTCTGGTAAAAAGGGGTGGGAGACAAGAGCGTCCACTTGTTGTCCTCTGGGTCATAACACTGGACCTGGGAGGAGAAACACAGCTATGGAAACATGGATTTACCACTTCTCCCTGCTCAGATGAAGCTGCTATGCACTGGAACAACAGGGCATGGGGACAGAAACATGGACGGGAGCTTCAACACCCAGAGACCAGTGCAATGACCAAAGGGATAAGTGGTTCTAGCATTGCCTCTTGCATTTAAGTCTCCCAGACAACTATAAGCCCCCAGAGTGGATGTCCTCAACCCAGACTGCACATGGTTAAGCATTCAGAGATGGAGATGAGAAGCACTGATGGGtcttcctgcagctcaggagaCCAGAAACATCATGTTTGGCTTGCAGAGGTCTCCTCCAGGTTGTGACTACTGTTTCGGCTTATCTGAAGTGAATGCCCACAGTGTCAGAGGTTTGTTCTATGGTGCCTCAGGGCTCTACTGAAACCATGCCTAATATACTCTAACTCCTGACACCTTCCCTCTCTGGTCCCTAAGTTTCATTGGCTTCCATTTAAATGTATGACTTCCCATCTTATTATAAGGAAGACTTTATTAGTCTTCCAAAAAAGGTGCCCTGGTAGGTTAAGGAGAACCCCATTCCCTCCACATTCCCTGGCAAACCTTCTTTTTTAGGTCCCCATCCATCCTTGATGTCCCAGCAATACCTTGTCGGTGTTAGCGGTGTCATCCACAGCACCTCCCAGCACATAGAGCTTGTTGAGGCAGGAGACCACAGCCGCCGAGCTCACGGCCTGAGGCAACGGGGCCAAGGTTGACCAAGTGTTGGAGAAGGTGTCGTAGCACTCCACGCTGGAGAGGCGGTAGAAACCATCAAAGCCTCCCACAGCATAGATCTGCCACAAGAGGAGCAAAGCAAGTGGATTAGAAACTCCTGGGCTTACCCAATGGGCTATGCTGTCATGGTGTATGGGAGGAGAGGCTAGGACTTGGCCTGAAAGATGGACATCAAGCCATGGTAAAACCTTggggttggactaaatgacctttAATGGTTCCTTCCAACCCGTACTATTCTATGAAACACTCCACATTGTATAGCTTTCACTCAAAGACTTAACACAGCTATCTTCAGAAGCCTTATACCATGATAGATCTCACTGCTGCATCTTCCTCTGTAGTTACTTCAGGTGACAACACAACAATGACATCTTCGTTACGTCCTAGTTGTTCTCCCATCAAACCCAACTCTAAATGACCCAAAAGACAAACATACACTGACAGTTTCTCATGGTATAGGGCAGCAGGAGAAGTTGGGGTGCTCCATGTAGCTTCTTCCCAAATTCAGGCCATTGCTTACCTTGCCCTGAAGAGTTGCCATTTTGTGCCTCCATCGGCCTTTCTGCAGACAAGCAACCTTGATCCAGACATTCAGCTGGGAGCTCAGCACCCAAACATCATTGCTGCTGATGTGTCCTCCTGAAAATAGAGGGATGGAGGGTTGGTGTGGTCCCAAGGACAACGCATCACCTCACTACACCTCAGTATCGCATAGGTCCTCCATGCAATGGCACAACTTAGGACAGAATATGGTTACAGGGTTATGGCCATGTAAATTCAGCTTCCAAAGGGAGATAGTTTATGGACATCAAAGCATTTGTTATTCTGCTCCATGCCTTATATAAAGCTCATTTGATAGGCACTGTATTTTAAGTGAGGCAGGAGACTGATGTCTTGATAGCACACACCAAAACCAGCTCATTCCATGGCTAAACACTTTTGATAGAACCCTAACAGGAGGGAAAGGTTTTGTTCATACTGCTATCCTCCAACTCAGAAGTGATATTGTTCCTTTGGATATAATCCAAACCACCTAAGGATAAACTTCACCAAGAAGTGGCTTTGCTCTAAAGCTGGGATGCATGTGGATGAGTCCTAGTGAATAGACCCAGGGAGTGGGTGTCCAAGCAAAGGTCGTGCAACCAGGAAAGGACCATTTGGTCCAGGGTGTCTCACCTGATATGTAAACATCATTCTTCAGTGTGCAGGCAGCAAACTCTGACTTGGTGTAGCCAGGCACGCTAGAGAGGGCTGTCCACTGCCTGCTCTTTGGGTGGTAGAGGTCTGTGAAGGGCAGCTTCAGGAGGCCTTTCTTATCACAGCCCCCAATGACAATGATGACTTCTGACAGCTCCATGAACCTAGACAATGAAAGGCATGGGTAACTTTCTGGACCAGATCTTTCCATCATCCCTCCCATCTTATCTAGGACACTGGCAGCACAATTACAGCAAGATTCTCTCCTGCATGAGCTACTGATTTTATGGGCAAATCATTTCACCTCAGCACCTTGCCTTTTGTCTGCATGATGAAATTAAAGGCTTGGGTAGGAAGGGGTCCAAACTgcataaggaaagaaaatgggaatgaCCTTTAAAATTCCCTCGTGAGATTGCCTCCTGCCATTCACCCTCCCCCTTCCAGCAGAATCCAACCTAGTAATCCTCAAGGAAGAGCCACAGGCATGGAAAGCCATTCCTGGCATCCTGCCTGAGCAAGCTTTCTGCCCAGAGAGAAGTGTTTCCAGGAAATCTTAATCTCTCCTCAGCCCtaacagcagcaagcagagaaggCAGACATCAGGGGAAGGGAAATCCTGCCAAGTAGTAGGTGGCAAGAGAAAAACGGctctgcaggagaggagggagaagaaggaggagggtgAAAGAGGATTTGAAAGACTTGATCCAATCCCCAGCTCTGACATGGTTTGTGTGGATTGAGGCAATTCCCTTAAGACCAAAGCTGTAAAGGGGGAGGTAAAATGTGGATGCTGGGGAATGGGATTTACCCACAGTGAATTTTAGCTGTTGGCATCCTTGAGGATACACAGACCCTGTTGTTGAGCAGTTCTGTATATAATAGAATCAttaatcccagactggtttgagttggagggaccttaaagctcatccagttccaaccccctgccacgggcagggacacctcccactagaccaagttgctccaagccccgttcaaCGTGGCCTTGAGCCTGTTCTGGTATTAGGCACAGGGAAGATGTGTCAAACCATCTCTTCCACCTGACAGAAACATGCCCTAAAGGCCAGGCTATGACCTCTGAGATGCACTGGGGCAACCTCCATCCTTCTGCCCGAGATGCTCCACTGAGCAACATAAAACCCTGCACTCCTTGGGCTGAAGTGCAGGAGAGCACAAGATCCTGGCCCTGCAGTTCTGTGGTCATGGGTGTCTTCTGAAAAAGCATGGGAAGCCTCACCCACCTCAGTTTGATAGGACAACCCACCCCAGAGCAGAGGTGTCCATCAGCGCTCTTACTAAGCACAACCTAAGGGACCTGCAGCACCATGTAGAAAAAGCAGAGACCTAAAACGCAGCTGGCCAAATCCAAACTAAACAGTCACTAAAAGATGATGCAGGTTTCTACACATACCCAACCCTAGAAATCACTTTATCTCTGCCTCTTCCACTTCACACTGGCAGCTGCCCGGGCCAGCATCTCTTTATCTTCTTGCTGTTCATCAATAAATCAATGGAAAGAACAATAGTTTGGGAATGTCTAGGACAGTAACTGATTTTGATCCCTGGACGTTAATTCCTGGCCCTCCAGCAATGCCTTTGAGTGAGGCACCACGCAGGAGGACTGAGCGGGGTCCAAGCCTTCCTATCAACAGGCAGCTTGGAGAAGGTGTGAGAGAGACCGAAAGAGGTGAAATGAGAGCAGaccagtggcagagctgggaatggAAAACAGGTCTCAATCCAGTGCTCTACCCATTGGTGAAAGCAGATCAAGGGCTACAAACAGCCCTTCTTGGCCATAGTCTGGACAGATACCTGGGGAGCATCATTGCACACCCAGAGCAGTGTGACTAGAGCACTTCttgcctcctccctcccaaaaGTGTCACATGCATTAGTATAAATTCACAGGAATCCTTTAAGCCAGGCAAGCATCTCCAGTGCCTTCATTTTGGAAACAGAGAGGCCAAACAAGAAAcaatcagaggaaaaagaagataatacAACCCAAGAACTCCCCTCAGACTTTAAGATCCATCAACTTAGGCCAGGCAGGTTTAGGGAAGAAGACACCATGTTTTACCTTCTGGGTCTTGATCGCACAGAGCTGACCTCGTTCCCCAGGATGTAGTACTTGCGGGCCTCGTGCAGTAGAGGAATGCACTCCTTAGAGTCCTGGATGAGCCCATCCATTTCCACCTTCTCCAGGAAGTAGGTGGGGTTGAGCAGGGGCAGGCGCACATGCTCAAGGAGGTCCTTCAAGGCTCCCTTCCTGGCAGGTACATCATGCCGTACCCAGCGCATCACAGCCTCAAAGACCACTTCCTCTTTGGGGACCACCAGCTCCTCATCGGACAGATACTCAACCAGCTCCTTCACATCCATCTCCAGGAACTCCTCATGACACGACACCTCCACAAAACACTCCAGCATGAAcctcttgcttttctctgtcagaGAAGCAATGGAGAATGAATCGGCAAACTTCATGATGCCCAAGCAATTGCATGGGTGAAGCTGGCCTTCAAGGAAGGTAACACATGCATCCCTGAGCTTGGAGATCTGCAGCAAGTCAGACAGTTCCAAGATGCTTTCAACATTGTCCTCCTGAATGATGATGTTCCCCCCATACATATAATCAAGAAGGAGAGACATAGTGGAAGCAGATATCTTCTGGATATTAATGATATCCTGGTGGCCTTCCTTGAGATTGCCACCAAACATGGCTCGGAAATAGGTGCTGTTGGCTGACAAAGTGGCGCGGTGACAGGGGAACTCTTGTCCATCAATTAACAGCACCACATCGGTGAAGATGCCGCTCTGCCTGTAGGAGTTGAGTGTCTGGAGGATCTGCTCGGCATGGCAGGACCCACTGCAGAGCTTCACgtgcagcttttctttgctgGGGTCCCGCGTCACTTTTTCCAGGCTGCTTGCCCTGAAACTTGATTCTTCCTTCATCATTCGATGCATCTTTATGGGGAAGCAGTGAAGGAGACACAAGAATAGGATGCTATTAAAATACCTGATTGAGATGTGAGGTCAACCTGGTCCAGTAGAacagattggatggggcttgaagcaacctggtctagtagaaggtgtccccgcccgtggcagggggtaggaactgggtgagctttaaggtcccttcaacccaaaccattccatgacgTTCAACACCAAAATCtcagactagtttgggttggaagggaccttaaagctcatccagctccaagcccctgccacaggcagggacaccttccactagagcaggttgctccaagcccctgggtccaacctggccttgaacactgccagggatggggcagccacagcttctctgggaaaagtctgtgccagcgcctcagcaccctcacagggaagagcttctgccttagatccaacctgaacttcccctgtttcagtctgaacccatcaccccttgtcctatcactgcagtccctgatgaagagtccctctccagcatccttgtagcccccttcaggcactgggagctgctctgaggtctccatgcagcttctcttctccaggctcaacagccccaatgttctcaacctgtcttcatatgggagatacttcagcatttatttatgttaaaggcacacagCAATGCCAcaactcattttaaaagcataacaGAGTCAGCACCACTCATTGAGTGGGGTGCCAGTGAGGACCATCAGCAGAGCATGCCGGATCACTGCTTCTACCATGGCCACACAAGTTTTGCATTGCTTCCCTGAGGCTCTGTAACAGCAAAAAGCCATTTGAGAAGTGCTCACGCTCTGCTTTTAAGGAGCCTTAAGtcagggtctggagcatctcacCACGAGCCTCTGGCAGGAGCACGAGTCCCCAGTAGAGTGACGAGTTGCTGGACATCAGTGGCTTTGTGGTGACCACTCACTCACCTGCAAGAAGGCAGGTAGCACATCCCTTGAGGAGGATTACATTGAATTTCTCATGAGTCAAAATCCCTGTCTTAGCTCTACTCCTTCACCTCTTTCCCTACACCTGCATTTCTCATTTAGCCCTTGCAACTGACCACAGACCCCAAAGGTGCTCAGAGTCACCCCAGAGAACACCTCCTGGCTGTGTGTGGGACACCCAAACCTAGTCCTGAGTATCTTCACCCCACCGTATCCCTTGTGCCTCCAGAATTCCCCAGCAGTGGGGAAAACACCTCTGCCCATGccatggggatgctgcagggaccTAAAGAGCAGTGAAGCAGCATGACAAGCCCTAAAGAAATATCTAAGGAATTCCATGAGAGTGGGTGGAGGCTCTAAACATCCCAAACTCTGCTGATgggtgctcagggctgtgtACAGAAGGGACCAGCTGATGGTTGGTTCAAAGTGCTTTAGAGAAGTTACAACAAAGGCAGGTCTCTAAAGATGCCTTTGCAAAGAGCAGCATTGACTCCACATTTCACAACCATGCAGCTCCaaccaggaaagaaacaaacatctttATCACCACTTCTCTCTCTCATCCACACACATTCCAAGCCATCCGGTCACGCATAGCTCCgtgctgggaagaagcagcttaAGCTTACAAAGAGAcatctccctcttccctccctaaTTAATCCAAATGCTTTTCCCCAGCTCACATCACTCCAGCCTACCTACCCATGGGACAAACAATGCCAACACCAAAGAAAAAGTGGGTTTACCCCTTTACCATCACCCATGCACAATCTTCTTGGGTTACTCTCTTCATctaagtaccacacagcagcaaatcctgtattatttatatatattaaaaatatataatatttatatatataagtatataatacgtataaaatatatataatatatataatatgtatataaatacatatatatagagagagcaAGCCTCCCCAGTGCAAGAAGTCCAACATTACCTTGCCCACAAGTAGTGTTCTCCAGGTGGGACCTAGCAAAGACTCAACTTCCCTCTTGGAGCGCTCCCATCCACATTAGGGCTCTGAACAGAGCCAGGTCCCCTCTGCAAAGCACACTGAGCCCTTCTGCAAGGGAAGCACAAAAGCATCCCCTTTATCCTCACTGCTGagaggtggggggggagaagaaatctgcttttgtttctcctcaATGCCAGAGAGCTCCAGGGCATTAGCCATGCATCTGTCAGTAAcagccaggcagggaggagCCAGGATGCAGGGAAAACCCATCCTAGCACAGGGAAAATACAGCACACCACAGCACCTTAAGAGGGGCTGAGCCATCTGGAGAGCACATTGAGGTCCAGGTGGAGCGACTCATTGGATAGAGGCTCCGTCTCACTTGGAAACCACACtaaagatgataaaatatgGCTCTGTGAGCAAAAAAGCTcctggagcaggaagggagCGGCTCAGGGAGGAGCTGCAGTGCCCTCATTAATGTGGTATAATTAGGTCCTTGAGGATGATGAGAACAGAAGGGGAGGTTAGTCCCATGTGGTTTTCTGCACCCTCCCCTCTAACTCCATCCCATTTGTAAGCACCCATAGCAGGGATCAAAGCAGCCCTGGGGAAGCTCCATGCAGTAACCCTTGTGCTGAAGGCTGTCAGCTCTAACGTGATGCAGGCagccttccctcccctgcccagcaTCACTTGGAACAACTTGTATTACTTCTCACTAGATAGAAGAGAAATACTAATAATAACCAGCCCCTGCATGTTGTTACCCCAGTGAAACCACCTTTCTGCAGGGCACCACCATCACATTTGCTTGCTGGCTCCTTTCTGCTCTCCTCGCATCGCTGGGAGATGCAGGGCACAAGCTGGCATCCTGCTTGCTCCCAGTATTTGCATATGAATCACTGGCAACCTGGAAGGGAC
Protein-coding regions in this window:
- the KLHL35 gene encoding kelch-like protein 35; translation: MHRMMKEESSFRASSLEKVTRDPSKEKLHVKLCSGSCHAEQILQTLNSYRQSGIFTDVVLLIDGQEFPCHRATLSANSTYFRAMFGGNLKEGHQDIINIQKISASTMSLLLDYMYGGNIIIQEDNVESILELSDLLQISKLRDACVTFLEGQLHPCNCLGIMKFADSFSIASLTEKSKRFMLECFVEVSCHEEFLEMDVKELVEYLSDEELVVPKEEVVFEAVMRWVRHDVPARKGALKDLLEHVRLPLLNPTYFLEKVEMDGLIQDSKECIPLLHEARKYYILGNEVSSVRSRPRRFMELSEVIIVIGGCDKKGLLKLPFTDLYHPKSRQWTALSSVPGYTKSEFAACTLKNDVYISGGHISSNDVWVLSSQLNVWIKVACLQKGRWRHKMATLQGKIYAVGGFDGFYRLSSVECYDTFSNTWSTLAPLPQAVSSAAVVSCLNKLYVLGGAVDDTANTDKVQCYDPEDNKWTLLSPTPFYQRCISAVCLDNIIYVVGGLLSKIFSYDPRKDSWREVATLPGPLESCGLTVCGGKIYILGGRDENGEGTDKAFTFNPVTGSVEQQPPLQRCTSYHGCVTILQHTNR